In a single window of the Flavobacteriales bacterium genome:
- the ispG gene encoding (E)-4-hydroxy-3-methylbut-2-enyl-diphosphate synthase has product MASQKYCNSLTSYSRFRTREVMVGNLGIGGDNPIRVQSMTTTDTMDTEATVAQSIRMIEAGCELVRITAPSLKEAENLANIKAELRKRGYDTPICADIHFTPNAAEIAATIVEKVRVNPGNYADKKKFETIEYTDKSYQAELNRIRERFIPLVELCKKHGTAMRIGTNHGSLSDRILSRYGDTPLGMVESAMEFLRICREFDFHNIVLSMKASNTQVMVQAYRLLVATMMENGMDYPLHLGVTEAGEGEDGRIKSAVGIGTLLEDGLGDTIRVSLTEDPEFEIPVAQQLVARYEKRVSTSEIEPYSEYPIDPFQHAKRANSNVLNIGGENVPRVIADLSAKEEILPANLFAFGYHYSVESDKWNLSDLACDFLFIGNKKLAFEIPGTLGIIQHADHWNANKERHYPLFESQVYLDANEHSDVLNFISVQLSDLDDEFLSKLKGDSTAVLVLTSSQSNPMQELRRGIAKLMEHGIETPVIVKTDYSVDENAFQLYAATDLGGLLIDGLGDGCWITNGLIPNRTLNSTSFGILQAARARTSKTEYISCPSCGRTLFDLQETTAKIRNRTDHLKGVKIGIMGCIVNGPGEMADADYGYVGTGKGKITLYKGQEVVRRNIPSEEALEALENLIKEHGDWVERPTVEA; this is encoded by the coding sequence ATGGCCTCTCAGAAATACTGCAACAGTCTAACGAGTTATAGTCGTTTCCGCACGCGGGAAGTGATGGTCGGAAACCTTGGAATCGGTGGCGATAACCCGATACGTGTTCAGTCGATGACGACAACTGACACGATGGATACGGAAGCGACTGTTGCCCAGAGCATCCGTATGATCGAGGCTGGTTGCGAACTGGTTCGAATCACGGCTCCGAGCCTGAAAGAGGCGGAGAATCTGGCAAACATCAAAGCAGAGCTCAGAAAGCGAGGTTACGACACACCCATCTGTGCAGATATTCACTTTACTCCGAACGCGGCTGAGATCGCTGCAACGATCGTAGAAAAGGTTCGTGTCAATCCAGGGAATTACGCGGACAAGAAGAAGTTTGAGACGATCGAATACACAGATAAATCGTACCAAGCTGAACTGAATCGAATCCGCGAACGGTTCATTCCGTTGGTGGAACTCTGCAAGAAGCACGGAACGGCCATGCGGATCGGAACCAACCATGGTTCTCTTTCCGATCGGATCCTCAGCCGTTATGGCGATACGCCTCTCGGAATGGTGGAATCGGCCATGGAATTCCTTCGCATCTGCCGCGAATTCGATTTCCACAATATTGTGCTTTCCATGAAGGCAAGCAACACGCAGGTGATGGTGCAGGCCTACCGTTTGCTGGTGGCAACCATGATGGAAAATGGCATGGATTACCCATTGCATTTGGGCGTGACCGAGGCTGGCGAGGGTGAAGATGGTCGCATCAAATCGGCTGTAGGAATCGGAACCTTGCTTGAAGATGGATTGGGCGATACGATCAGAGTATCACTCACCGAAGACCCTGAATTTGAAATTCCTGTTGCGCAGCAATTGGTGGCGCGTTACGAAAAACGTGTATCAACTTCCGAAATAGAACCGTATTCGGAGTACCCGATCGATCCATTTCAACACGCAAAGCGTGCTAACTCCAACGTGTTGAACATTGGCGGGGAAAACGTCCCGAGAGTGATCGCGGACCTTTCAGCCAAAGAAGAGATCCTGCCAGCCAATCTTTTTGCGTTCGGCTACCATTATTCGGTAGAATCGGATAAGTGGAATCTGAGCGACCTTGCGTGCGATTTTCTTTTCATTGGGAACAAGAAACTTGCGTTCGAGATTCCAGGAACTTTAGGAATCATCCAACATGCAGATCATTGGAATGCAAACAAGGAGCGTCATTATCCGCTTTTTGAAAGCCAAGTTTATTTAGATGCTAACGAGCATTCGGATGTGCTGAATTTTATCAGCGTGCAACTGTCGGATCTGGATGATGAGTTCCTATCAAAACTGAAAGGCGATTCCACTGCTGTATTGGTCCTTACCAGCTCTCAGAGCAACCCGATGCAGGAACTTCGAAGAGGAATTGCCAAACTCATGGAACATGGAATTGAAACGCCCGTGATCGTAAAAACCGATTATTCGGTGGATGAGAATGCCTTCCAGCTTTACGCTGCAACCGATCTTGGCGGGTTGTTGATAGATGGGTTGGGAGACGGCTGCTGGATCACCAACGGTCTGATTCCGAACAGAACATTGAACTCAACTTCCTTTGGCATTCTTCAGGCAGCAAGGGCGCGCACCTCAAAAACGGAATACATTTCATGTCCAAGCTGCGGCAGAACGCTTTTCGACCTTCAGGAAACAACCGCCAAGATCCGCAACCGAACCGACCACCTCAAAGGAGTTAAGATCGGCATCATGGGTTGTATTGTAAACGGCCCGGGAGAAATGGCAGATGCTGATTATGGTTATGTTGGAACTGGAAAAGGCAAGATCACGCTGTACAAAGGGCAAGAAGTAGTTCGAAGGAACATTCCTTCGGAAGAGGCTTTGGAGGCCTTGGAGAATCTGATAAAAGAACACGGTGACTGGGTGGAACGCCCAACTGTTGAAGCATAA
- a CDS encoding T9SS type A sorting domain-containing protein has product MKTRFTFLSVLLALLVSSTGVFAQCENTSMYPASAVTVDGQNVTTISGCNYAGEYGQITGVSAGRSYEFAADNASTYVTVREGSSGGTVLISGVTPVTAVSGTGADLYVHWNTDASCGTASSCLTTTVLDVTPPCDNSGADGQYPSSAISIGSVGVQTTIATDQYAGSEYSVITGMTSGNYYEVTHANGAYITVRDGAVDGAVVASGYSPLYFTAASASNVYIHWTVDDLCATLGLGGGTYTTTITDLGLPPCQNSSQYPISAVTPDAGGAVTTISTNQYYGSEYSVITGVLNGHEYEFTHSNGAYITVRVGAVDGALLGNGYSPLSVQTTGTDDLYVHWTVDDACATDASGSYTTTVQDMGIPPCNNTTASGQYPVGSITPDAGGAVTTISTAQYLGSEYSVITGIQSGYDYIFTHSNATTFITVRAGAVDGTVLGSGVSPLTVTATSTDNLYVHWNADEFCAVDASGSYTTTVQAVAPCTADAGTTTADASTVCLSGGSATISATADGNQVIPSGYQAIGVLADASGNILDGGTLSYTVYAAGDYYIHIGVVNPADLTTYQTASTVAGLYALTIDGGGSLCGSIDQTGTMITVDEPAIASFTSSQVMGTLQVDFTNASTGTAPLTYAWDFGDSNGTSTDTDPSYTYGADGSFDVMLTATNSCGSDDTTITVSVLPVPTPCTSSANTWVDLNTAGGAPCFDGSQCIVTDPGYSGIGVFGSETYLLSNVQAGYDYVFDMCSGFGAGAWIPEITIVAADGTTIDAWNGGYATGSSLTFNDQCSLEWTASQSGTYYIVINELGTAAGDAPSQTDCGTSLQVDNGNPTVTCGTNPYTCPPPPANDECSGAIALTVNQTCVATAGDVTSATESMTGCAGTANEDVWYSFQATGPEATVEVTGATGFDAVLEIFSGSCGSLTSMQCVDNTGDAGTESYDLTGLTTGMTYYVRTYEYYSGTPAATGFDICVHAMTIGIENALENGLSVYPNPSNGQFIVEVSGIEADAQIIVNDLAGRQVYSEGVVMNKAFRKEMNLDVASGTYLLQIVTVDGTVTRKIQVN; this is encoded by the coding sequence ATGAAAACACGATTTACTTTTCTATCTGTGCTGCTGGCATTGTTGGTCAGTAGTACAGGTGTTTTCGCGCAATGCGAGAATACGTCCATGTACCCGGCCAGTGCGGTTACGGTAGATGGACAGAATGTGACGACCATCAGTGGCTGCAATTATGCAGGTGAATACGGTCAGATCACGGGCGTTTCTGCTGGACGCTCTTACGAGTTTGCCGCAGATAATGCGTCAACCTATGTTACAGTACGCGAAGGATCATCGGGAGGAACGGTTCTCATTAGCGGGGTAACCCCGGTAACTGCCGTTTCCGGTACTGGTGCTGACCTGTACGTACATTGGAACACCGATGCATCTTGCGGTACTGCCAGTAGCTGCTTGACCACCACGGTTCTGGATGTGACTCCTCCGTGCGACAATTCGGGTGCTGATGGTCAATATCCAAGTTCGGCAATCAGTATTGGTTCGGTAGGGGTTCAAACAACAATCGCTACTGATCAATATGCGGGTTCCGAGTATTCGGTCATTACAGGAATGACCTCTGGAAATTACTATGAGGTCACTCATGCCAATGGAGCTTACATTACCGTTCGTGATGGTGCAGTTGATGGAGCCGTTGTCGCTTCCGGTTACAGTCCGTTATATTTCACAGCTGCAAGCGCATCAAATGTCTATATTCATTGGACTGTAGATGACCTATGCGCTACGCTTGGATTAGGTGGTGGCACCTATACAACAACTATTACTGACCTTGGTCTTCCCCCTTGTCAAAACTCATCACAGTATCCGATTTCAGCCGTTACCCCAGACGCAGGTGGAGCGGTCACAACAATTTCTACAAATCAATATTATGGCTCAGAGTATTCTGTAATTACGGGTGTGCTGAATGGTCATGAATATGAATTCACACATTCAAATGGTGCTTATATCACGGTGAGGGTTGGTGCTGTTGATGGTGCACTTCTCGGAAACGGTTACTCCCCCTTGTCCGTTCAGACCACAGGCACTGATGATCTCTATGTACATTGGACGGTAGACGATGCATGTGCTACCGATGCCAGTGGTTCTTATACAACAACTGTTCAGGACATGGGCATCCCTCCATGCAACAACACAACAGCGAGTGGACAATACCCAGTCGGTTCTATAACTCCAGATGCAGGTGGGGCAGTTACCACTATTTCAACGGCACAATATCTGGGTTCAGAATATTCGGTCATTACGGGCATTCAATCAGGATATGATTACATTTTCACACATAGCAATGCTACAACCTTTATCACAGTAAGAGCTGGCGCAGTTGATGGAACGGTTCTCGGATCTGGAGTGTCACCACTTACGGTTACTGCAACATCTACCGATAACCTCTACGTTCATTGGAATGCGGACGAATTCTGTGCCGTTGATGCATCAGGATCTTATACCACTACAGTACAGGCGGTTGCGCCATGCACAGCAGATGCCGGAACGACTACGGCAGATGCAAGTACCGTATGCCTGAGCGGTGGAAGTGCCACCATTTCTGCAACTGCTGATGGAAATCAGGTGATTCCTTCAGGTTATCAGGCTATTGGGGTTCTTGCTGATGCTTCAGGTAACATTCTGGATGGGGGAACCTTATCATACACAGTTTACGCTGCCGGTGACTATTACATTCATATTGGAGTAGTGAACCCTGCTGATCTTACTACATATCAAACAGCCTCAACAGTTGCTGGGCTTTATGCTCTTACAATTGATGGTGGTGGTTCCCTTTGCGGTTCTATTGATCAAACAGGCACAATGATTACTGTTGATGAGCCAGCCATTGCTTCATTTACATCATCACAGGTTATGGGAACGTTACAAGTTGATTTCACAAATGCAAGCACAGGTACGGCCCCATTGACCTACGCATGGGATTTTGGAGATTCTAATGGCACATCAACAGACACAGACCCTTCTTACACTTATGGTGCGGATGGTTCGTTTGATGTGATGCTGACCGCCACCAATTCATGCGGTTCAGATGATACAACGATAACGGTTTCCGTATTGCCGGTTCCTACGCCATGTACTTCATCTGCCAATACTTGGGTCGATTTGAACACGGCTGGAGGAGCACCATGCTTCGATGGGTCGCAGTGTATTGTAACGGATCCTGGCTACTCGGGTATCGGTGTCTTTGGCTCTGAAACGTATTTACTGTCCAATGTACAGGCCGGATACGATTACGTGTTTGACATGTGTTCTGGCTTCGGTGCCGGTGCATGGATTCCAGAAATAACGATCGTGGCTGCTGACGGAACCACTATTGATGCTTGGAACGGTGGATATGCTACAGGTTCTTCGCTTACGTTCAACGATCAGTGTTCGTTGGAATGGACGGCTTCTCAAAGTGGTACTTACTACATCGTGATCAACGAGTTGGGAACTGCGGCAGGAGACGCACCATCTCAAACTGATTGTGGCACGTCTTTGCAAGTGGATAACGGAAATCCAACTGTTACTTGTGGTACCAATCCTTACACCTGTCCTCCACCACCAGCAAATGATGAGTGTTCTGGTGCAATTGCGTTGACGGTAAATCAGACCTGCGTAGCTACCGCTGGGGATGTAACATCTGCCACGGAATCCATGACCGGTTGTGCAGGAACTGCAAATGAAGATGTTTGGTACAGTTTCCAAGCTACTGGGCCTGAGGCTACGGTAGAGGTGACTGGAGCTACTGGCTTCGATGCTGTACTTGAAATATTCTCAGGTTCATGTGGCTCGCTTACAAGCATGCAGTGCGTTGACAATACTGGAGATGCTGGAACAGAGTCTTACGATCTTACAGGTCTGACCACTGGAATGACCTACTATGTTCGTACGTACGAGTATTATTCAGGCACACCAGCTGCCACCGGATTCGATATCTGCGTACACGCAATGACCATCGGTATTGAAAATGCGTTGGAAAACGGTCTTTCCGTTTATCCGAACCCATCAAATGGTCAGTTCATCGTAGAGGTTAGCGGTATTGAAGCGGATGCTCAGATCATTGTGAACGATCTTGCTGGACGTCAGGTTTACAGCGAAGGCGTGGTAATGAACAAGGCTTTCCGTAAGGAAATGAACTTGGATGTTGCCAGCGGTACGTATCTGCTTCAGATCGTCACGGTAGATGGTACGGTCACTCGAAAAATTCAGGTGAACTAA
- a CDS encoding T9SS type A sorting domain-containing protein produces MKRLFTLMSVLACVCQISLAQNYGILLYEDFESGVQPTGWTQSVSTAPPTGATSTVTSDGWAFGQTGYSSTYWTVPPSIDASQFAIANDDPVDQDRSEDWLKSPVLNLTHFDSAVFLYDVFYDGLYSASAYFTISYDAGATWLYLPINDSAVWAEDGVVIPNSIVVSNVTYTFNDQMMVGFLHSDNGVWGSGFAVDNVIIAGYNNPCDDIVTISGCASPQTVSLGGQGVLDFNFTSACGWSVPGAEQLYSFTPSTTGIHYMNITAATGASWLDYMYKPASSGCDTLGWTCMVDADTTGSFPMNLTAGVEYLILVDNEFADTETQTFEIQCPCLYLSGGNTAESEACGSDSNGGCNASPEAYESISCGGSVSGTLWSDGGSRDTDWYELVVTEQTTISINFSSGQPVNLLLVDDCTNFNVLANGSSVGCGTVNLSYSAAPGTYLLVIAPTSFESIPCGSGSANNYDITATFCNPPANDVCTGAISVACNDVVTGSTEFPVTNTDELDCVPGAGVWYVFSGDGSVVTFSTDNAGTDFDTRIGYTDGCGNACIDFDDDGGTDYVSGWTSVLTIPTQQGTDYYLYVGGYQGTDVGNFELSVTCTVPPSNDDVCNATAVSMGANGPFSNLGASAEGWETDLPTASCSAQGGWCVNPSVEASVWFSFVAPASGNLTVSTDGSSFDTQVAVYGASTCQDFASSSATLLGANDDDPDASGSGGSTLTSKVFVCGLTPGSTYYVLVDGYGGATGDISLTLTETTVAAGFTYSAAGLTVDFTDASTASSSVAGYDWDFGDGNTSTVASPSNTYASSGPYTVCLTVTDEYGCESQDCQAIQVDITTGIGTIAKGSVTVYPNPSNGQFMVELNDIEGSVQFNVVDVTGRGIYTATRQSNGSQIRQSFDLNVSKGTYLLQILTASGTVTHRIEVQ; encoded by the coding sequence ATGAAAAGATTATTTACCCTCATGTCGGTTCTGGCATGTGTATGCCAAATTTCATTGGCACAGAACTATGGCATTCTTCTTTATGAAGATTTCGAAAGCGGTGTACAACCAACTGGTTGGACCCAATCCGTCAGCACAGCTCCACCAACAGGTGCCACTTCCACCGTTACCTCAGATGGCTGGGCCTTCGGCCAAACGGGTTACTCAAGTACTTATTGGACAGTGCCCCCCTCAATAGATGCCAGTCAGTTTGCGATTGCCAACGATGATCCCGTGGATCAGGACCGATCGGAAGACTGGTTGAAAAGCCCAGTTTTGAATCTGACCCATTTCGATTCGGCCGTTTTCCTCTATGATGTGTTCTACGATGGATTGTATAGCGCAAGTGCCTATTTCACCATCAGTTATGATGCAGGAGCCACATGGCTGTATCTGCCCATTAACGATAGTGCTGTTTGGGCAGAAGATGGCGTGGTGATACCGAATTCCATCGTTGTATCAAATGTAACTTACACATTCAACGATCAGATGATGGTCGGTTTCCTGCATTCCGACAATGGTGTCTGGGGTTCTGGATTTGCCGTTGACAATGTCATTATTGCAGGATACAACAACCCTTGCGATGATATTGTGACCATTTCTGGCTGCGCCTCGCCACAAACGGTTTCGCTTGGCGGTCAAGGCGTTCTCGATTTCAATTTTACAAGTGCATGCGGTTGGAGTGTGCCGGGAGCAGAACAACTGTACAGTTTTACACCTTCCACAACAGGAATCCATTACATGAACATTACCGCTGCCACTGGGGCAAGTTGGTTGGATTATATGTACAAGCCAGCTTCCAGCGGATGCGATACTTTGGGCTGGACCTGTATGGTCGATGCAGATACTACGGGCTCATTTCCAATGAACTTGACCGCTGGAGTGGAATACCTCATTCTGGTTGACAATGAATTTGCGGATACCGAAACGCAAACGTTTGAAATCCAATGTCCCTGTTTATATCTTTCTGGCGGAAATACGGCAGAGTCTGAAGCATGCGGAAGCGATTCCAATGGTGGTTGCAATGCATCGCCCGAAGCTTATGAGAGTATTTCCTGTGGAGGTTCTGTCTCCGGAACACTCTGGTCTGATGGTGGATCGCGCGATACGGACTGGTATGAATTGGTTGTGACAGAGCAAACGACCATTTCTATCAATTTCAGTAGCGGCCAACCGGTAAATCTTCTCTTGGTGGATGATTGCACGAACTTCAACGTGCTGGCCAATGGTTCGTCAGTGGGCTGTGGAACCGTAAATTTGAGCTACTCAGCAGCACCGGGCACGTATCTTTTGGTTATTGCGCCCACCTCGTTTGAGTCTATTCCTTGCGGTTCGGGTTCAGCAAACAACTATGATATTACCGCCACTTTCTGTAACCCACCTGCCAATGATGTTTGTACCGGTGCCATTTCCGTTGCATGCAATGATGTGGTTACAGGCTCCACTGAATTCCCTGTAACAAATACGGATGAACTGGATTGTGTACCGGGTGCCGGAGTTTGGTATGTCTTCAGTGGTGATGGTAGTGTTGTCACATTTTCGACCGACAATGCAGGAACCGATTTCGATACACGTATCGGATATACGGACGGTTGTGGTAATGCATGCATCGATTTCGATGATGATGGAGGAACCGACTACGTCAGCGGTTGGACATCTGTTCTCACCATCCCAACTCAGCAGGGAACAGACTATTACCTGTATGTCGGTGGTTATCAAGGAACAGATGTGGGCAATTTTGAACTGAGCGTAACTTGTACTGTTCCACCATCAAACGATGATGTCTGCAACGCAACCGCGGTTTCCATGGGCGCAAACGGTCCGTTCTCTAACCTTGGTGCAAGTGCCGAGGGGTGGGAGACCGACCTTCCTACTGCATCATGTAGTGCACAGGGCGGTTGGTGTGTAAACCCAAGTGTTGAAGCCAGTGTGTGGTTCTCATTTGTGGCACCAGCGTCCGGTAATTTGACGGTAAGCACGGATGGTTCTTCCTTTGACACGCAGGTAGCTGTTTATGGCGCATCTACATGTCAGGATTTTGCAAGCAGTTCCGCAACCCTACTTGGAGCCAATGATGACGATCCGGATGCTTCTGGTTCAGGTGGTTCAACACTCACCAGTAAGGTTTTTGTCTGCGGTCTTACCCCGGGCAGCACGTACTACGTGCTCGTGGATGGCTATGGTGGGGCAACAGGCGATATTTCCCTGACACTCACCGAAACCACAGTTGCGGCAGGTTTCACATATAGTGCTGCCGGTCTTACTGTGGACTTCACGGATGCCAGTACCGCCAGCTCGTCTGTTGCTGGTTACGACTGGGATTTTGGTGATGGAAACACTTCCACCGTGGCAAGTCCTTCCAACACCTATGCGTCTTCCGGACCATATACCGTATGTCTCACGGTAACGGACGAATACGGTTGCGAATCGCAAGACTGCCAGGCCATACAGGTTGATATTACAACCGGTATTGGCACGATTGCCAAGGGTAGTGTGACGGTATATCCGAATCCATCAAACGGTCAGTTCATGGTAGAATTGAATGATATTGAGGGTTCGGTTCAGTTCAACGTGGTTGATGTAACAGGAAGAGGCATCTACACCGCTACGCGTCAATCGAACGGGTCACAGATCCGTCAGTCGTTCGATCTCAATGTAAGCAAAGGCACATACCTGTTGCAGATCCTTACTGCCAGTGGTACTGTCACCCACAGGATCGAAGTTCAATAA
- a CDS encoding peptidoglycan DD-metalloendopeptidase family protein — protein MRSFLWLSIVLGGFLYGCGGTGGPDSVPIDETVTHEVNEEYGMVTDSFLVIKDKIGRNQNLSSILLPYGVPYATIDQIAKASREVFDVRKLAAGKPYTIFCTKDSAGYATCFIYEPNATEYVVYNLRDSIHVYKGQKEIEKKTRYVKGAVNSSLYVDLQKQHADPMLAIELSEIYAWTIDFYRIQKGDEFEILYTENYVDGESIGVDRILASTFTHFGKPINAYFFDSENEKGYYNEKGENLKKAFLQAPVKFSRISSGYNLKRYHPVQKRIKPHLGTDYAAPTGTPIMAVGDGVITQARYKANNGNYVKMRHNSVYETQYLHMSKIAKGIKPGVRVSQGDIIGYVGSTGLATGPHVCFRFWKNGKQVDHRKEDLPAAIPISDSSRPDFLKMVSERDSIKAVFRTPI, from the coding sequence ATGAGGAGTTTTCTGTGGTTGTCGATTGTTCTTGGTGGGTTCTTATATGGATGTGGTGGTACGGGTGGTCCTGATTCCGTTCCCATTGATGAGACCGTAACACATGAGGTGAATGAGGAATACGGCATGGTCACCGATTCTTTCCTCGTTATTAAAGATAAGATCGGGCGGAATCAGAACCTGTCATCCATTCTACTTCCATACGGTGTTCCTTACGCCACCATCGATCAGATAGCCAAAGCTTCGCGAGAGGTTTTCGATGTACGCAAACTCGCTGCCGGAAAGCCATACACCATTTTCTGCACGAAGGATTCGGCCGGGTACGCCACCTGTTTCATCTATGAACCGAACGCTACAGAGTATGTGGTTTACAATCTTCGCGATAGCATTCACGTATACAAAGGACAGAAGGAGATTGAGAAGAAGACCAGGTATGTGAAGGGAGCGGTCAACTCTTCTCTTTATGTGGATCTGCAAAAGCAACATGCCGATCCCATGTTGGCCATCGAACTTTCAGAGATCTATGCGTGGACCATCGACTTCTATCGCATACAGAAAGGGGATGAATTTGAGATCCTGTATACCGAAAATTATGTGGACGGAGAATCCATCGGAGTGGACCGCATCCTTGCTTCCACGTTCACTCATTTCGGTAAACCCATCAACGCCTACTTTTTCGATTCGGAGAATGAAAAGGGCTATTACAATGAGAAAGGAGAAAATCTGAAAAAGGCCTTTCTACAGGCTCCGGTCAAGTTTTCCCGCATCAGTTCCGGTTACAACCTCAAACGGTATCATCCGGTGCAGAAAAGGATAAAACCGCACTTGGGAACCGATTATGCCGCACCCACAGGGACCCCGATCATGGCCGTTGGCGATGGTGTGATAACCCAGGCCCGATACAAGGCCAACAATGGCAACTATGTGAAGATGCGGCACAATAGCGTCTACGAGACGCAATACCTGCACATGTCCAAGATCGCCAAGGGCATCAAACCCGGAGTAAGGGTCAGTCAGGGCGATATTATCGGGTACGTGGGCAGCACGGGTCTGGCCACCGGTCCACACGTCTGTTTCCGTTTTTGGAAGAACGGTAAGCAGGTCGATCACCGTAAAGAAGATCTACCAGCGGCCATTCCCATCTCAGATTCATCTCGACCGGATTTCCTGAAAATGGTCTCCGAGAGAGATTCGATAAAAGCGGTCTTCAGAACACCGATCTGA
- a CDS encoding PKD domain-containing protein, which produces MFFKSRNISRLLTSFMISGFTTGLVMAQPQPNGTAVQLSCNCYRLTENAISQSGSVWNSAQIDLTVPFDFKFDVYLGEDVQGQQSGADGIAFVLQPISTSVGTNGGGMGYENIAPSLDIQIDTYQNGDHNDPSYDHVAIMANGAVDHNSADNLAGPENALVSGFNIEDGQWHVMRVTWDPTAMTISVYMDGSLRTSYTGDIIADIFGGDPNVFWGFTGSTGGLSNLQQFCFSIIPGLTASNLDICAGAEVDFTDESYSALGEVVGWEWNFGNGETSTDQSPGQVAFDQPGDYWVVQTITDSEGCDASDSLEVVVHANPEAAFTATDACEGEQTDFTDQTNLTEGNISSWNWQLGDGQTDNGSSVSHTYNAGSYDVTLSVVSNFGCTDSVTSSVTVFENPVAQLAQESTGFDAVFTTTLQSGEEAQWTILDTVYTDTPLNYTFPDSGWYEVTLTITNENGCSNTVVDSIYIEGIPDFDVPNVFTPNGDMINDRFRPRTYAMVEARMKIYNRWGRPVFNYEGEIPVMDEWGWDGTVNGGARAAEGTYYYVLDMIGTNGSNFSEQGTVTLLR; this is translated from the coding sequence ATGTTTTTTAAAAGCAGGAACATTTCTCGGCTGTTGACCTCATTTATGATATCCGGTTTCACTACCGGGTTGGTCATGGCACAGCCTCAGCCTAATGGAACAGCCGTTCAGTTGAGCTGCAACTGTTACCGACTGACGGAGAATGCCATTTCTCAAAGTGGTTCGGTATGGAACAGCGCGCAGATCGATCTTACTGTCCCATTCGATTTCAAATTCGATGTGTATCTGGGCGAGGATGTGCAGGGGCAGCAAAGTGGTGCGGATGGAATCGCTTTCGTGCTACAGCCTATCAGTACTTCTGTTGGAACCAACGGAGGCGGTATGGGCTACGAGAATATTGCTCCTTCCCTGGATATACAGATAGATACGTATCAGAATGGAGATCATAATGACCCGTCTTACGATCATGTGGCCATTATGGCCAATGGAGCGGTGGACCATAACTCTGCCGATAACCTTGCCGGCCCCGAAAATGCGTTGGTCAGCGGTTTCAATATCGAAGATGGCCAATGGCATGTGATGCGGGTTACGTGGGATCCAACTGCCATGACGATCAGTGTTTATATGGATGGCTCGTTACGTACCAGCTACACCGGAGATATCATTGCCGATATTTTCGGTGGCGACCCGAATGTGTTTTGGGGATTTACAGGAAGTACTGGAGGCCTGAGCAACCTGCAACAGTTCTGCTTTTCCATCATACCGGGTCTCACGGCCAGTAACTTGGATATCTGTGCTGGCGCGGAGGTCGATTTTACGGATGAGTCTTACAGCGCATTGGGCGAGGTTGTAGGTTGGGAATGGAATTTCGGGAACGGAGAAACCTCAACCGATCAATCTCCCGGTCAGGTGGCTTTCGATCAGCCCGGGGATTATTGGGTGGTTCAGACCATCACAGATTCAGAAGGTTGCGATGCTTCAGACAGTTTGGAAGTGGTGGTGCATGCCAATCCCGAAGCTGCGTTTACTGCTACGGACGCCTGCGAAGGCGAACAAACGGATTTCACCGACCAGACCAACCTTACAGAGGGAAACATTTCCAGTTGGAACTGGCAGTTAGGAGATGGACAGACAGATAATGGATCAAGTGTGTCTCACACATACAACGCGGGTTCGTATGATGTAACGCTCTCAGTTGTAAGCAATTTCGGTTGTACCGATAGCGTGACCTCATCCGTTACCGTGTTTGAAAATCCAGTTGCTCAACTTGCTCAGGAGTCAACTGGTTTCGATGCCGTGTTCACTACAACTTTGCAGAGCGGAGAAGAAGCGCAATGGACGATTCTTGACACGGTTTACACCGACACACCGCTCAACTACACGTTTCCAGATAGCGGTTGGTATGAGGTGACACTCACGATAACCAATGAGAATGGTTGTTCCAATACGGTGGTTGATTCCATTTACATTGAGGGAATTCCGGATTTTGATGTGCCGAATGTGTTCACTCCGAACGGAGACATGATCAACGACCGCTTCCGTCCACGTACCTATGCCATGGTTGAGGCTCGCATGAAGATCTACAACCGTTGGGGAAGGCCCGTGTTCAACTACGAAGGCGAAATTCCTGTGATGGACGAATGGGGTTGGGACGGTACAGTAAATGGTGGTGCCCGGGCAGCGGAGGGCACGTATTATTATGTTCTTGATATGATCGGAACCAACGGCAGCAATTTTTCTGAGCAGGGTACCGTTACCCTATTGAGATAA